Proteins from a single region of Acidianus ambivalens:
- a CDS encoding M20 family metallo-hydrolase, with translation MEQKSLESLYKEIDNQRDFIISLYKEFIPIKALGPENGGEGEYSRAMKLKEIMEKYFDEVKEIDVKDERVPSKVRPNLIGTIKGRNQSKTLWIIAHMDTVPEGDRSLWKFDPFSVTVDGDYIYGRGVEDDGQAIVLGITLAKVLKELNLTPNINFSLLVSADEETGSKYGVSYLAKNYSLFNKDDIILIPDAGNPEGSMIEVAEKSILWLKFTVIGKQAHASTPEKGINAHLLSMILGITLYEELHEKYDAKNELFEPPTSTFEITKVEKNVENVNTIPGKHTFYMDCRILPQYDVDDVLNTINEIVKRFEAENNCKVEVEVVNREDTTRPTDENSETVKLLKNAIKAVKGIDAKAIGIGGGTYAKYLRSLGLNPVVWMTCDETAHEPNEYVRVSYIISDLKVISYMLM, from the coding sequence ATGGAACAAAAATCATTGGAAAGTTTATATAAAGAGATTGATAATCAGAGAGATTTTATTATTTCTCTCTATAAGGAATTCATTCCTATTAAAGCATTAGGTCCGGAAAACGGCGGTGAAGGAGAATATTCTAGAGCTATGAAATTAAAGGAAATTATGGAAAAATACTTTGACGAAGTTAAGGAGATAGACGTAAAAGATGAAAGAGTTCCTTCAAAAGTAAGACCTAACCTTATCGGAACAATAAAAGGAAGAAATCAAAGTAAGACTTTATGGATTATAGCTCACATGGATACTGTTCCTGAGGGAGATAGGAGCTTATGGAAATTCGATCCATTCAGCGTTACTGTCGATGGAGATTATATTTACGGTAGGGGGGTTGAGGACGATGGACAAGCAATTGTATTAGGAATTACACTAGCTAAAGTTCTTAAGGAATTAAATCTCACTCCTAACATTAATTTTTCATTATTAGTCTCAGCAGATGAGGAAACAGGGAGTAAGTACGGAGTTTCATATTTGGCTAAAAATTATTCCTTATTTAACAAGGATGATATAATATTAATTCCAGACGCAGGCAATCCGGAAGGCTCAATGATTGAAGTTGCAGAAAAAAGTATTTTATGGTTGAAATTTACAGTAATAGGCAAACAAGCTCACGCAAGCACTCCAGAGAAAGGGATTAACGCTCACCTTCTTTCAATGATATTAGGCATTACTCTTTATGAAGAACTTCACGAAAAATATGATGCAAAAAATGAACTATTTGAACCGCCTACTTCAACATTTGAAATAACTAAAGTTGAGAAGAACGTAGAAAACGTAAATACTATACCGGGAAAGCATACATTTTACATGGATTGCAGAATTCTTCCTCAATACGACGTTGATGATGTTTTGAATACGATAAATGAAATTGTAAAAAGATTTGAGGCGGAAAATAATTGTAAGGTTGAAGTAGAGGTAGTTAATAGAGAAGATACTACAAGACCTACGGATGAAAATTCCGAGACCGTAAAGTTGTTAAAGAACGCAATAAAGGCAGTAAAAGGTATTGATGCTAAGGCAATAGGCATAGGAGGAGGTACTTATGCAAAATATTTAAGGTCCCTTGGATTAAATCCAGTAGTTTGGATGACTTGCGACGAGACTGCGCACGAGCCAAACGAGTACGTGAGGGTTAGTTACATAATTTCGGATCTAAAAGTAATATCTTATATGCTAATGTGA
- a CDS encoding HEPN domain-containing protein produces the protein MSSNDDVNLLLKRAEKFRKDSITAYQEGYYDISCFYAEQAVQLKAKAFILKNLGFMPRIHGIRELLSIIYKYTGNENIKNFIDKNRRELKELEEGYTDSRYGFSPYTKEDAEVCLNLMNSIFNLI, from the coding sequence ATGAGTAGTAACGATGATGTAAATTTACTTCTTAAAAGGGCAGAAAAATTCAGAAAAGATAGCATTACAGCATATCAAGAAGGATATTACGATATATCCTGCTTTTACGCTGAACAAGCAGTGCAATTGAAAGCTAAAGCATTTATTTTAAAGAATCTAGGTTTTATGCCAAGGATTCACGGAATAAGGGAACTACTTTCAATAATTTACAAATATACTGGAAATGAAAACATTAAGAACTTTATAGATAAAAATAGGAGAGAATTGAAAGAACTTGAGGAAGGATATACTGACTCTAGGTACGGGTTCTCTCCTTACACTAAGGAAGATGCTGAGGTGTGTTTAAATTTAATGAATTCAATATTTAATTTAATATGA